The DNA segment aaactaaaataaacaatttCACAGAAAGAATTCAGCCAATTTTTCAGTTTGTATGTTGTGTTTTACATTCTCTATCTGCAGGTTCTGGTTATTGGAGGAGGAGATGGTGGTGTCCTGCGAGAAGTTGCTCGCCATTCTTCAGTTGAGCATATTGATATATGTGAAATCGATAAGATGGTGGTCGATGTGCGTCATCATAATCCTTTCTGAatgtattttttccttttttgtcAAGCACTCCAGGCCATAGAATATTTGACGCTTAACGTGTATAGCGAAATCTTGTTGACAAAAACAATATCAGTTCCTATGAAAATGTGAACACCCAAAATTGACTTAAGTACGAAAAATAGACGAAGATAGAAGTCATTATTCCTTCTTAAAACTAATATTTAGTAGGGCGTCAAAAGTTGATGCGACTTCCTTTTTCCCTTTGCAGGTTTCTAAAGAATACTTTCCCGATGTAGCCGTTGGATATGAAGATCCCCGTGTCACACTTCATGTTGGTGATGGTATGTACATGCAATGAAATATAGACTTCTGACAttctaattttaagttttaatgttGTGAAGACttgatatatatctatttttcaTCCGTTAGGAGTTGCATTTTTAAAGGCTGCCCAAGAAGGAAGTTATGATGCTGTTATAGTTGATTCTTCAGATCCCATAGGTATTCCCTGCTGCTAAGTGTCTCCTTCCTCCAGACCAACAGTAAGTTGGCAGTTTTGACCCGTATACAATTAAAACTGGATCTTGAACAGATAAAatggaaaaaattataatattaatcaaAGTAAGTGGTCAAATGGGCCAGTTAGCTTTTAAAGTGTTTTCAAATGCTAAGATCTCCTATATCtgtttattaaaagtataatatgATCAATATTTTCATAGTAGTAGTAAAATGGTAAATGTTGTTGCATGACACGTTTGGTCCCACATTAGATGTGCATGTGTTGCTCTAAATTTAACCTGACATGTTACCCAACCCAACCGTTATGCCAACTTTACTGAACGCCCTTTTAAGTTGAACTTAAAGTCATTTTGATAAACTTACACGGTGATTTAATTCAGGTCCTGCACAAGAACTTTTTGAGAAGCCCTTTTTTGAGTCTGTTGCGAAAGCACTTCGTCCAGGTGGGGTGATGTGTACTCAGGCTGAGAGCATATGGCTGCACATGCATATTATTGAAGATATTGTTGTAAATTGCCGCCAAATTTTTAAAGGCTCTGTCAACTATGCATGGACCACAGTTCCTACATATCCAAGGTAATCACTtgctatttttttattgtttagaaTTTCACTAGATAAGTGCATGGCTCTTTATGTCTCTGTTTGAGATGGAGCCCATTGGTTTTGGATGACATTGTTCATGTCCTCAAGGAGATGAAGCAAGATTGTAAGGGCGCAAATAAGGCTCTTTGATGAATACGTCTTTCTGATAGTGTCCACTAGATGTTACAGGATTGGCGGGTTAGGCAGCTTGGGTAATGGGATTGTGTCGAAATGGGTCATCATTTACATGGTTTGAAATTGGTGGGGCTGTTGGCAGGCTGACCTGACAACAATCCAGTCTActgttaaaatttttataaatattaatggGTTATTGTTTTAGAATACATTATTTGAGTAAAGCAAAGGATGCTTCTGCATCAAAAAGTAGACTTTAGGTGActtaattttttcaattttgtctGATTCTTGTCTCGTTTAGTAAAGTTTTAATGGACCCGTGAGATCAAACAAATCCAAATCGGCCCAATCGGTAGTAAATGGGTTCAGTTTGCTATTTTTAGTGCCCACTCTTCATTATGttttctttgtattttctttatgCACATCGTTGTTTCTCTAAATGGACCATGAAACTAAACAATGGCTTTACTAGAATTCTAGAAAGGATGAAAGAATATTATCTCTTTGATGAGTGTGCGTCTTTCTTAGAAAACATGGGATTTATTTGTTTCTTCTGTGCTCAAAATCAGTGTGGTTCTTTGTAATTTCTTTATGCACTCTGTGTTTTTCATTTAAAGGATCCATCTCCACTTATGAAATCAAGTATCAGACCCacaaatgaaaatgatgatatgTCATGATGAGtgagcaatttttttttttagagttcGTTTTCTCTGATAGTGTGAGCTTTCATAGTGTTCTTATATCCAATGCTAATCATCATCTTTTTCCTTTTCACTTTGGATTTGAGTTCATGGATCTTCATTTAGTTTTTAACTGCGTTTTTTCTCAACTAGACCTTAAAATGAAGCAAAGATGCTTTCTTTTTGAAGGGTGTATGTATTGATAAACTTCTCATATTCCTTCTTTCGTTACAagttattgtaatttttttcctGATGTTTGAATCCAATTTGATTTCAGTGGGGTTATTGGCTTCATGCTATGTTCAACCGAGGGACCGGAAGTTGATTTTAAGAACCCAGTCAACTCGATAGATTCAAAGGACGGCCAAAGCAAGTCACCCTTGAAGTTCTATAACCAAGAGgtatgttttaacttttaattgttAATCTGTTATCCAAACATATTTGCATGCAATTCTTTATGATCTCTCAATATTaaagtttattcaatggtttCAACAAACAGATCCATGCAGCTGCTTTCTGTTTGCCTTCATTTGCCAAGAAAGTGATTGAAGCCAAAGCGGAAAACtgaaatataaaaagatacAGCTAGCGAGTGAAAGCAGAATAGCTGATGTAAAGTTTCGCGGCTTCCAGTTGTTGATTGGAGATGGTTCGAACATCTTCAAGATCGATCAGAATCAGAATAATTTGAAGGTTTTTGTTTCGATCACTATGCTACTGTATCAGGTCGTATTCAATATTCCAGATTATGGGATGCATAACAGTATCCCCTTATATTCGTGCACAATTTGTTTCCTTCCATAGATtttatgggtgaaatttcaaTGTTAACCCAATTTGTTGGGCTTCCATTCTTCTTTAATCTTTGTGGTTAGGCTCCAGGCTTGTCCTATATAAAAGATTGGGCTTCAGAGTCACCTTTCAATCTTTCATTGTGTCCACTCAAAGGTATATAAATGGTCATTGAGATGGGTGGTTGTGGGCTTTGAAGATGATTAGTGGGAAACGTTTCACATTTCTCGTCTTAGCTTGTATTTTTTTCCCCTTGTCTTATCAAGGATAGGAAAGTATGTCCAAAATGTAGACCGGAGTATTGTGAAAACCCGCATTTAAAACTCTACTCTTAATAGTTAATACACACACATAGATGGCTTTCTGTCCGAAGTGAAGTATCAATACACAAGCTTAATTATTACTAACATACATCTTAGTAAGTGAAGTATCAATACACAAGCTTAATTTTTATTGACATACATCTTAGTTATCATACATCTTAGAACTAAGATGTATGTCAGTAGTAAATAAGATATATGTTATTTACTAAACATCTTAGCGACTAAGATGCATATCTAAAAGGTGAAACTACACCTCtaccatcaccgatcaccccatTCTCTCTCTTTTATGAATGCCTTTCGGGTAAAGCTCGTATCTAACctgttagctttatattttgtaGTGCAAGTTTTGTAATTAAGTAATTGTGTTGTCCTTTGAGTTTATTATGTTTTTGATAAGGGTTTATCATGTAATTCACAATGTACTTATGTGTAAATTATGGAGGGGGTTTAAGTGCAATTTATGTCTATATAAACCCCCCACATGTAATGAAACTCAACCTTTTTTGCACAATATTAATCATAGTTCTAATACCTATATTCCTTCaaatacctactttcctttaTTTCATCTAAAGGTTCACTACACAATTAGCATACATTACACTtagtatcagagcaaaatcacaACTTGTGAAAGATCCATGGATTGattttgttcattttgtgtgctattttgtgtttttatcccAAAACCGAAAGCTTTGTTCTTTATCCTCTAAACATGTTAAAGTAATCGAATTTCTCGCATTAATTCACTCCTTACCTTCCTAAAACATCACCCATAAAGTTTCAAATCTTAACTTAAATCACAATGTCTTGAAATCGAAAAACAAACTTTCTGTTCTGAATACCGGGTTTCATACCGGTTTACATATTTCTTGTTTCGTAGGTCTAATACCGGGTTTCCTCAGTGTGTTTCATTGTTCTAATACCGGGTTTCATACCGAAATTCGTACCGTTTTTCCATCGAAATTTTCATTGTTCTTTTACTTTCaatacctggtttacaccaaaaccggtattagtttACCATTTCCTAAATTTAAATAACTCTTCATAATTTTTGACTTTATCTTCGAAAACCGGTTTTCCTACTTCCATTGtagaaaaccggtattagttcaTAATTTCTAGTTTTGGCTATTATAATACCTGGTTTAccccaaaaccggtatttgttctcCTTTTCTCCAATTTTCTAACTCGTTATAATCTTCAAGGTTTTCaacgaaaaccggtattagtgaATACTTCATTGATTACCGGTATTTGTAAAGGGTTGCTGTGTGGTTGTGTTTGAATACTTTAATACCTGGTTTCCACCAAAACCGGAATTTGTTCCTCTATTGAACATTTATTAAGCCGAAACTCTGTTCTTCCTCTAAGTTGAAAACCGGTTTTTGTTCTTCCAAaacgaaaaccggtattagtacatctattgtaaaaaaaaaaaaaaaaaaaaaaaccgatttCTTTTGAGATTTGCTGTGTGGTGGTTGTTGAAATACCTGGTTTACctcaaaaccggtatttgttctttAATTCACAACTTTTGTGAAAACGTTACTCTGCTCAACTTCTGTCTTCAAAACAGGTTTTTGAACTACCAATGACTACTTTGGACTCTCTAATCATCGGTTCTGAGACTCGCCCACCGGTATTGTACCGTGATTGCTATCCACAATGGAGAAATCGTTTTATGAACTAGGTCTCTAAACAACCTCTCGGAGCTCAAGTGAAGGAGTCATACAAGAATGGGCCAGTTGAACACACTAATCCAGTTACCAAGGAACCTCTACCGCCTGAAAGCTGGAGCACTTCTCAGAAAAACCGCTCTCAAGCCGATGATTTTGCTGTTTCCTATCTCTACCATGCTCTTCCAAATGAAATCTATCGAAATGTTGACTCCTATGTCACTGGtaaagagatatgggatgaaCTCGAAAAACAATTTCAAGGTTCTGAGGTCTCCACTGCCATTCGTCTGTCATTTGTTCTTGACTTGTATGAAACCTTTAAGCAGGAAAAAGGTGAATCTCTTGAAAGTGCGTATGACCGCTTTTGTAATGTCATCAATGATCTGAGTAAGgaaaaagtcaagaaaacacAAATGGAACTAAATATCAAGTTCATCAGAAGCCTAGAAGATGTTTGGCAAACATTTGGTACTCAGATCAACACCCAATCAGATTTTCACAAACTCGACATCCACAGTTTGTATGAGAAGTTGAAATTGAATGCAAGGGAAGTTATGAAGAAACAACAATCCAAGGCTCTTGAAAACTCAAGCACAGACCCACTTGCTTTACTTGCTGAGAGAAAGTCTTATCGATCCTCCAACATTTCCATTAAAGAAATGAACTCTGATGACGAACCATTTGTTGAAAGTGATCCAGAAATGGATGATACAGAGAAACAAATGTCTCGTGACTTGGCATAGTTTACTCAATCCTTCAAACGCAAGTACTTCAAGCGTCGACCGACAAACAATCAACTCCGCACTTCATCCGTGTCTTCATATGCCAGAAGTTCCAATGCTCCAAAGTTTGACTCCAATGACAAATCTGCTTCCACTAACAAGAAGATTGAGAATCCCAGAAAgtttgaaaagaaggtttctgagcCAAAGCCTGAGTCaaagaaatgttataactgcggtGCTCCTGGTCATTTTGCCATACACTGCCCAAAGCCCACTCTGAAGAACAAAGAATATTATCAAAACAAGTTGATGCTTGTCAAACAACAAGAATGTGGCATGGCTCTCTTTGCAGAGAATGAACAGTGGCTCCATCTGACTGATGAAGAAACCGAAGAATTGAAGGCAAATGTTTGCTTCATGACTAAGATAAAGAAATCAAAAGCTCTTGATGAAGGAACTGCCAGCTCGGAGACAGAAGATGACGAGGTAAATTATAATCTTCATTATGATATTCCTCTATTTGAAATTACTCGTCTACAGTCTGAATGTGATAAAACTGTTGCTCATAACAACTCTTTAACCCTAGACATGTCTTTGTTAAATGAAGCTTTGATTGAAAAAGACAACCTTTTAAAGGATTTTCAACTTCAAATGGATTTCGATGTTCTTAAAAAAACTAAAGCCTCAGTTTCTTTCACTCCTACATCTGAATtacttcttgaaaaaaaaaaccttgaagTAAAAGTTCATGAGCTAACTCAGATTGTTAAAGAAGCACAAATTGCCAAATCTAATGAGTCATTCCGTGCTGACGCATTGTCTGAGGATCTTGTTACCTTGCAACAAAGACTTCTCGAAACCAAACCTACACTCAAAGAGTTTGAAGATAAAATCTCTGACTTAAATTATGCTTGTCGCATCAAAGATTCTTTAAACCAAAAGCTTGAGAATAAAATCGATGAATTAaaagaacaaatcaaatttTACCAAGTCAAGGTTTACAAACTTGATCGTTCAAACAAGCAAATTTTCCTACATAAACCTCGAGATTTTGATTCTAACTTTACTCAAGGGTTGGGTTTCGAGAAACCCAATAACTTACTCACTGGAAGAACTGAAGTCCCATCACTGTATGATGCTGATCTTATGCGATATGGACTAACCATTCAATATGTTCGACCAAGTTATGGTGACTTTGAGACTGACGAGCATTTATCCAAATGTTGTAGAATTAACTTAAATTATGATCAAATCAATGACTCTTTCGATCTTTTCAATCTTCCACTTCATCctaaaaacaaatcaaaatctaTCATCATTGAggaaattgatgaaaagtccGAGGATAACAAATTTGCTATCATTTCAAGTAATCAAACACCCAAGGTTGACATTCCTGCTCCTAAACCAGCTCCACCAAGACCTTATATCCCTCAAGGTGTTTTAGAAAACCAAGTGGCCGACTTGAAACAAACCATTTTGGAACTACAACGTGTGATAAATGCTCTGGTGTCTCAAGGCCATTGTAACTCAAGAATGCATGATAAACCTGCTACCTCTTCTGATAGTTCTTCTGATTGTATTGATCCTAATTGTCCTGTCTGTGATGTCCTGAAAAACTCTTCTACTTTCTCTTCTACAATCAAATCTGTTTGTGAATTAGTTGATGTTACTTTAGCTACTGATAGTGATTCTGACCCTTTGATTGATGTGGATAGTCCCATAAAGTTTCGCAGTATTTCCATCCAAATTGACCAGGATAATGAATTTCATGAACCAAAAAGTGAGAGCAATGACCCATTTTCTGATGTTGATAATCCTATTGAGACCCGTAGCATTGCCATCCAAACTGACAATGACAATGACTTCGATGAATTCAACAGTGAGACCCTTGATCCTTTGGTTGAGTTTGAGTCTGAGAAGAGTGTCAATCAAAATGCTTCATATGATCATTTCTTTCCAAATATTGATGAACCAGTCAAGTTTTCTGAAGAAACTCAAGCTTATTTCAGTGAACTTGATACCTTAACaaagaaatttgaaaatgaaagagaTAAACGGTTGACCTTGCTTTTAGATTTCAACAAACTTAAATTGGAAACGGAATATAAAAACAtcatacttcaagcttttgttaACAATAACTATGAAAAAGCTTCTAATTTGCTCAAATCATGTAATTTTCCAATAAAGCAAAATGTTGAAACTAAACCAatgtcttcaagttcttcaaacTCAGCCAAAGTTTCTCCTTCCCCTTCTATACCAAAAATCCCTGCCAATGACAATTTTTGTCCTTCTACTTCTGCTGTCCCCAATGTAAACTTGGAATCAAAGTCGGGGTCTAAATCTGTCAAAATGGATTTCTCGACCTTGCCAAATCTGAATAACTTTCTTGAAGAAGATCTAGTTTTCGATcctgtttttgaaaaacattttgaacaaacaaaagaaaaggttCATTCTTCCAAACAAAAGCAACCTTTTGTCTCAAAACCAAAGCAATCCTCTGTCTCAAAACAAGGTTCTAAGAAatattagaaaatttttcaaaagaaagaggTTTCATCAACTGTTAAATCCTCAAAACCAAAGAACAACAACTCTCCATCTGTTGTTCAAGATTCCAAGTTTGTTAGACCTCTCACTAAGACGACTTCCAAGTCTTCATTACCTAGAGCACCTTTTAAAGGCCGTAATTTCTCACATCAAAGACTTAAGGTTCCACTTGATAATTCTGCTCCTACCCAACCTAAATATCACAAGTACTCTAGCCTCCCTAAGGAATCGTTTGTCACCCCTAAATGCACTTTAAAAGTTGTTAGAGACGAGACCTTAGGATCTGCTAGATACCATGATCAATATGGATGGTTTACAACTACCTCGAAGAAACCCGTTAGAAAGACACTTGTGGCTAATTCTCATaagaaaacccctactaatGACAAACATTttcatgtttcaggtgactTGCGCCTAGACACTATGAGTAGGTGGCTTCCTAAAGATAGAATTTTGCATGCTACTAGGACAGTCAAGACTAATGGGAAAACCACCTCTGTGAAACAAGAATGGATTGCTCGTGGACCTTATGTTTCTAGTTCTAGATCTGATAGGACTACTTTTTCTAGACAATAAGACCTTTGGATGATTGtaatttgtttcttatttttgaaCTTGTTTGTGTGATGTTTCCTTTATTCTCAATAACTATACTCTTGTGCTTAAGTGTTTTATCTTTTCTTGTTTGTGTGTGCTTGCTTTTATTCTGTACTTGCTCTCGTGATTCATCTCTTTCTTAATAAATGCTTTGCATGTGATTTCCTAACCCTCATGGACCCAATTTATTGTGGGTACCTAAAACCATATTCTCAAACTCTTCAGGAATACTTTATATGTGTTTGGTATGTCGATTCCGGATGTTCAAGACACATGACTGGAAACCGATCCATCCTAAGGAACTTTGTTGAGAAATTcttgggaactgttcgatttggtaatGATAACATTGCTCCTATTCTTGGATATGGAGATATTGTTCAAAATGGgattaccatcaaacatgtttctTATGTTGAAGGACTTGGACATAACTTATTTAGTGTTGGTCAATTCTATGATAATGATCTTCAAGTTCTCTTCCGTCGATATgaatgcaaagttcaaacgGAAGATGGTGTTGATATTCTTACCGGAACCCGTGATGACAACTTGTTCACCATTGATCTTAACTCACTCCCCACTCCTTCATCCGAAATTTGTCTTGTGTCCAAAGCTTCTGCTCAACAAACCTGGT comes from the Erigeron canadensis isolate Cc75 unplaced genomic scaffold, C_canadensis_v1 Conyza_canadensis_unscaffolded:31, whole genome shotgun sequence genome and includes:
- the LOC122584470 gene encoding spermidine synthase 1-like, whose translation is MTENNAAVTDSPMKKLKEGENGAAAATNGSGSISSVIPGWFSEISPMWPGEAHSLKVEKILFQGKSDYQDVMVFQSATYGKVLVLDGVIQLTERDECAYQEMITHLPLCSIPNPKKVLVIGGGDGGVLREVARHSSVEHIDICEIDKMVVDVSKEYFPDVAVGYEDPRVTLHVGDGVAFLKAAQEGSYDAVIVDSSDPIGPAQELFEKPFFESVAKALRPGGVMCTQAESIWLHMHIIEDIVVNCRQIFKGSVNYAWTTVPTYPSGVIGFMLCSTEGPEVDFKNPVNSIDSKDGQSKSPLKFYNQEIHAAAFCLPSFAKKVIEAKAEN